In Nothobranchius furzeri strain GRZ-AD chromosome 18, NfurGRZ-RIMD1, whole genome shotgun sequence, a single genomic region encodes these proteins:
- the LOC139063870 gene encoding otoancorin-like yields the protein MALSSNVTSEVNLWFDVLLKNYLRFLTRNLMSPIEVQSASCQAFQKLVFYMGNNFTYNSKEFGPEDVYNTIRSYLSTGSGARCYNPSDPELNSTSWFFNYIGSFVKFITLNDLTSFISTSQAEVFWEDQANLELFNNSTIAVDVRNYYITQLFTVNPSFSLFKLSGVLLCSTDIPSAVYMSLNEANTMAILDMRNEFCNGIEDPQAFAVLASNIKTITEEIFVTLGGAASGLSNTQITSVPPTVLISSLSTLGSVTTWGQDKANIIIQSITSSGYQINSAAVLESLGTLVVGVPSALLEKIPASELLHASRNPAFVSSMLQAPELLQETFVTKIISVDTRLTEVVQNVPDALATKIPPSQLVFSEGSPNISVINKKSWTKDQATMFLGTLVESDFDTEQLSTSVLQGFTCTSVQKVPKTKIKQLIHACRPRTGRSKVELTEPQLTCMYNLIEEDLDQNFIDYPSDMLLYFRIQDVQESNCRSYFSALGAADFSVASSLLNKGQQLFSEARTCLGINGLSLSRDHLDVLGNMVCTLNSSYIQNSDPSILENLKACTDLSENQVAAMETLLLSGETQYGTVATWNQQTLEDLGILPLYFTINIWSTFTTTIRMQFLKGFVAKLRKENTQKTKLENLFKQISPATPPAEVCTAGSITQVTVSDPAFPFGYDLTQFDLCLDIPALKENLFTICSKVDDNDFQKIILKKLNKAYPSGVSEQQVQLLGSVSRVATHSDISNWNITTIDTLAALMKTEDGTWETAQSKEIITKYLQTSGNSLGSTELNIIGSNVCSLDLSTLTTITANSISDANFLNVATCSAEQKRILYDISSTSFSSYRAHSTDFYNVIKSYLGGAPLSDIVALSTQNISMDINIFRSLDINVITTLTVTNVQGLMGDQLQDLKLFENDTVIQTWVNMQTQSELDTLGVGLINSRTYPTTAQPATDNTATSASGTASPDSTTSPGTDSTPASTMSDVTISAFCAMYSNYSYTVAFLQTEVVSDEMKKMILPCVWKMALSSNVTSEVNLWFDVLLKNYLRFLTRNLISPIEVQSASCQAFQKLVFYMGNNFTYNSTEFGPEDVYNTIRSYLSTGSGARCYNPSDPELNSTSWFFNYIGSFVKFITLNDLTSFISTSQAEVFWEDQANLELFNNSTIAVDVRNYYITQLFTVNPSFSLFKLSGVLLCSTDIPSAVYMSLNEANTMAILDMRNEFCNGIEDPQAFAVLASNIKTITEEIFVTLGGAASGLSNTQITSVPPTVLISSLSTLGSVTTWGQDQANIIIQSITSSGYQVEAVKQGLT from the exons ATGGCTCTGAGTAGCAACGTGACATCTGAGGTGAATTTGTGGTTTGATGTACTGTTGAAGAACTACCTGAGATTCCTCACAAGGAACCTCATGAGCCCCATCGAAGTGCAGAGCGCCTCATGTCAGGCCTTCCAAAAACT GGTGTTTTATATGGGAAACAATTTCACATACAACAGTAAAGAATTTGGACCGGAGGATGTGTACAACACCATAAGGAGCTACTTGAGCACTG GCTCTGGAGCCAGATGCTACAATCCCAGTGACCCAGAACTCAACTCTACCTCCTGGTTTTTCAACTATATTGGAAGCTTTGTGAAATTTATCACTCTGAATGACCTCACCAGCTTTATCTCCACATCCCAG GCTGAGGTGTTTTGGGAAGACCAAGCTAATCTGGAGCTTTTCAACAACTCGACAATTGCTGTAGATGTAAGAAATTACTACATCACTCAGCTGTTTACAGTCAACCCAAGCTTCAGCCTGTTCAA GCTTTCGGGTGTTTTGTTGTGCTCAACTGACATCCCGAGTGCTGTGTATATGTCGCTAAATGAAGCTAACACCATGGCCATCCTGGACATGAGGAATGAATTTTGCAATGGAATCGAGGACCCTCAG GCATTTGCTGTTTTGGCATCCAACATCAAgaccatcacagaggaaatctttgTTACACTTGGGGGAGCTGCTTCAGGCCTGAGCAACACTCAGATCACTTCAGTACCTCCAACGGTGCTGATTTCCTCGTTGTCCACTTTGGGTTCAGTGACAACCTGGGGCCAGGACAAGGCCAACATCATAATCCAAAGCATAACCTCCTCAGGCTACCAG ATCAACAGCGCAGCTGTTCTGGAGTCGCTCGGCACTCTTGTTGTTGGGGTACCCTCAGCTTTGCTGGAGAAAATCCCAGCTTCTGAACTTCTCCACGCCTCCAGGAACCCAGCTTTTGTTTCCAGCATGCTACAAGCTccagagcttctccaggagacattTGTCACAAAG ATCATTTCTGTGGACACAAGACTAACTGAAGTGGTGCAGAATGTCCCAGATGCCTTAGCAACTAAGATCCCACCGTCCCAGCTGGTGTTTTCTGAGGGGAGTCCAAACATCAGTGTGATAAACAAAAAGTCGTGGACAAAAGATCAA GCCACTATGTTCCTTGGGACTTTGGTTGAAAGTGATTTTGACACTGAGCA GCTCTCTACATCTGTGCTGCAAGGGTTCACATGCACATCAGTCCAGAAAGTGCCAAAAACTAAAATCAAGCAGCTAATTCATGCTTGTAGGCCGAGGACCGgaaggagcaaggtggaactgaCAGAGCCACAG CTGACCTGCATGTACAACCTGATTGAAGAAGACCTCGATCAGAACTTCATAGATTATCCTTCAGACATGCTTCTATACTTCAG AATCCAGGATGTCCAGGAAAGCAACTGTAGGTCCTACTTTTCTGCACTTGGAGCTGCAGATTTTTCTGTGGCTTCCAGCCTTTTGAATAAGGGACAACAGCTGTTTAGTGAAGCCAGGACCTGCTTG GGTATAAATGGGTTGAGCTTGAGCAGAGACCATTTGGACGTTTTGGGGAACATGGTCTGCACTCTGAACAGTTCTTACATCCAGAACTCTGATCCTTCGATCCTGGAAAACCTCAAAGCCTGCACGGACCTTTCTGAAAACCAAGTAGCTGCTATGGAGACTCTGTTGCTATCTGGGGAAACCCAATACGG AACTGTTGCCACCTGGAACCAGCAAACACTAGAAGACCTTGGGATTCTTCCTCTGTACTTCACAATAAACATCTGGAGCACATTCACAACT ACAATAAGAATGCAGTTCCTCAAGGGCTTTGTGGCAAAACTAAGGAAAGAAAACACTCAGAAGACAAAGCTCGAGAATCTGTTTAAGCAGATCAGTCCTGCAACACCACCAGCAGAAG tcTGCACAGCAGGCAGCATCACCCAGGTGACTGTTAGCGACCCCGCCTTCCCATTTGGCTACGATCTGACTCAGTTTGACCTCTGCCTGGACATTCCTGCTCTGAAAGAAAACCTCTTTACCATCTGCTCCAAAGTGGATGACAATGACTTCCAGAAGATTATTCTGAAGAAACTCAACAAG GCATACCCATCTGGAGTCTCTGAACAGCAAGTCCAGCTACTTGGTTCGGTGTCTCGTGTGGCAACACATTCTGACATCTCTAACTGGAACATCACTACGATTGACACCTTGGCAGCTCTTATGAAAACTGAAGATGGAACCTGGGAAACGGCACAG AGCAAAGAAATCATCACTAAATACctgcaaacatctggaaactCCCTGGGTAGCACTGAGCTGAACATTATTGGCTCCAACGTATGTTCATTGGACCTCAGTACACTGACCACCATCACAGCAAACAGTATCAG TGATGCCAACTTTCTGAATGTGGCTACATGTTCGGCTGAGCAGAAGAGAATCCTGTATGACATCAGCAGCACCTCATTCAGCTCTTATCGTGCCCACTCCACTGACTTTTACAATGTTATTAAGAGCTACTTAG GTGGTGCGCCGTTGAGTGACATTGTTGCATTATCAACACAGAACATCAGCATGGACATCAATATTTTCAGGAGTCTGGATATTAATGTGATAACT ACTTTGACTGTGACCAATGTCCAAGGCCTCATGGGTGACCAGCTTCAAGATCTGAAGTTGTTTGAGAACGATACTGTGATTCAGACCTGGGTGAACATGCAGACTCAGTCAGAGTTGGACACACTGGGTGTGGGCCTCATCAACAGCAGGACATACCCTACAACTGCACAACCCGCAACAGACAACACTGCAACTAGTGCTTCTGGAACAGCATCACCAGATTCTACAACTAGCCCTGGAACCGATTCAACACCTGCTTCTACCATGTCCGATGTCACCATTTCAGCTTTCTGTGCCATGTACAGCAACTACAGCTACACTGTTGCCTTCCTACAAACT GAAGTTGTTTCTGatgagatgaagaagatgatccTCCCTTGTGTTTGGAAAATGGCTCTGAGTAGCAACGTGACATCTGAGGTGAATTTGTGGTTTGATGTACTGTTGAAGAACTACCTGAGATTCCTCACAAGGAACCTCATCAGCCCCATCGAAGTGCAGAGCGCCTCATGTCAGGCCTTCCAAAAACT GGTGTTTTATATGGGAAACAATTTCACATACAACAGTACAGAATTTGGACCGGAGGATGTGTACAACACCATAAGGAGCTACTTGAGCACTG GCTCTGGAGCCAGATGCTACAATCCCAGCGACCCAGAACTCAACTCTACCTCCTGGTTTTTCAACTATATTGGAAGCTTTGTGAAATTTATCACTCTGAATGACCTCACCAGCTTTATCTCCACATCCCAG GCTGAGGTGTTTTGGGAAGACCAAGCTAATCTGGAGCTTTTCAACAACTCGACAATTGCTGTAGATGTAAGAAATTACTACATCACTCAGCTGTTTACAGTCAACCCAAGCTTCAGCCTGTTCAA GCTTTCGGGTGTTTTGTTGTGCTCAACTGACATCCCGAGTGCTGTGTATATGTCGCTAAATGAAGCAAACACCATGGCCATCCTGGACATGAGGAATGAATTTTGCAATGGAATCGAGGACCCTCAG GCATTTGCTGTTTTGGCATCCAACATCAAgaccatcacagaggaaatctttgTTACACTTGGGGGAGCTGCTTCAGGCCTGAGCAACACTCAGATCACTTCAGTACCTCCAACGGTGCTGATTTCCTCGTTGTCCACTTTGGGTTCAGTGACAACCTGGGGCCAGGACCAGGCCAACATCATAATCCAAAGCATAACCTCCTCAGGCTACCAGGTAGAAGCTGTGAAGCAGGGTCTAACTTGA